A genome region from Anolis carolinensis isolate JA03-04 chromosome 6, rAnoCar3.1.pri, whole genome shotgun sequence includes the following:
- the LOC100556322 gene encoding slit homolog 2 protein translates to MSSSSMCALVLLFLPVLATHASKACPQGCFCYESSSFVDCHGRHLSHIPHAIPHNTWMLDLRHNNLSGLEGGCFDALWSMKILLLSHNSLTRIWPRAFKSLNFLEKMDFSHNRLARLPHDFSDDLTSLKDLKVAHNYLVALGFESLQFLENLEKLDLSYNRVTSIERGTFRGLSRLRHLYLQSNRLAVVHNGFFFMLQNLEVLLLSNNNISSIEVQAFTSLHNMNLLGLTGNQLIHLKFKTFLNIQTISTHIQLAGNQWACDCDLQRVFGKIMSVRHLHVDDYENITCASPWQLAGSPLISVDSQLCVAETATVLVITVTVLVTVIAAIVMAERNRKKNQEKNWNESEGPFDPQEK, encoded by the coding sequence ATGTCGTCGTCATCCATGTGTGCGCTAGTTCTCCTTTTCTTGCCGGTTCTTGCAACCCACGCTTCCAAGGCCTGCCCTCAGGGATGTTTCTGCTATGAATCTTCCAGCTTTGTGGACTGCCATGGTCGGCATCTGTCCCACATTCCCCATGCTATCCCTCATAACACATGGATGTTGGACCTGAGGCACAACAACTTGAGTGGACTTGAGGGAGGCTGCTTCGATGCTCTGTGGTCCATGAAGATCCTCCTCCTGTCCCACAATTCCCTCACCCGGATTTGGCCCAGAGCCTTCAAGTCCCTGAACTTCCTGGAGAAGATGGACTTCAGCCACAATCGACTCGCCCGCCTGCCACATGACTTCTCAGATGACTTGACGTCCCTCAAGGacctcaaagtggctcacaattacTTGGTAGCTTTGGGTTTTGAAAGCCTTCAGTTTCTGGAGAACTTGGAGAAGTTGGATCTCAGCTACAATCGAGTGACGTCCATTGAGAGGGGAACTTTCCGGGGCCTGTCCAGACTCCGCCACCTCTACCTCCAGTCCAACCGACTTGCAGTGGTCCACAATGGCTTCTTTTTCATGCTCCAAAACCTGGAAGTCCTTTTGCttagcaacaacaacatcagCTCTATTGAGGTGCAGGCATTCACCTCGCTGCACAATATGAACCTTCTGGGATTGACAGGCAACCAGCTCATCCACCTCAAATTCAAGACTTTTCTGAACATCCAGACCATCAGCACCCACATCCAGCTTGCAGGCAACCAGTGGGCCTGCGACTGTGACCTCCAGCGGGTATTTGGCAAGATCATGAGCGTCCGACATCTCCATGTGGATGACTACGAGAATATCACCTGTGCCAGCCCCTGGCAACTTGCTGGTTCCCCCCTCATTTCAGTGGACAGCCAGTTGTGTGTGGCAGAGACAGCCACTGTCCTTGTGATCACTGTCACTGTCCTTGTGACAGTGATTGCTGCCATCGTAATGGCAGAAAGGAACCGGAAGAAGAACCAGGAGAAGAACTGGAATGAGTCGGAAGGTCCTTTTGACCCACAGGAGAAATGA